From Streptomyces cyaneogriseus subsp. noncyanogenus, the proteins below share one genomic window:
- a CDS encoding quaternary amine ABC transporter ATP-binding protein produces the protein MSARLEAEHLFKVFGRKPDQAVERLRKGADREELRADGTTAAVIDASFTVEPGEIFVVMGLSGSGKSTLLRMLNGLLEPTAGRVRFGGQDLTELGDRGLREVRSTKISMVFQHFALFPHRSVRDNAAYGLEVQGVPRAERERRADEALALCGLAGWEKSWPDELSGGMQQRVGLARALATDADLLLMDESFSALDPLIRRDMQDQLLELQKTLKKTIVFITHDLNEAMRLGDRVAVMRDGRIVQLGTAQDILMRPANDYVASFIQDVDRSRVLTAGAVMDREVRGDEADCDCETATPATPFVELCAISARVPHPVAVLDEGDELVGVVPRQRLVGFIGDEQATPGTCDSTRCQGGGKVMAHA, from the coding sequence GTGTCAGCGAGGCTTGAGGCCGAACATCTCTTCAAGGTGTTCGGCAGAAAACCGGATCAGGCAGTCGAACGGCTGCGCAAAGGCGCCGACCGGGAGGAACTGCGCGCCGACGGGACCACGGCGGCCGTCATCGACGCCTCCTTCACCGTGGAGCCCGGCGAGATCTTCGTCGTCATGGGACTGTCCGGATCCGGCAAGTCCACGCTGCTGCGCATGCTCAACGGGCTGCTGGAGCCCACCGCGGGACGCGTCCGCTTCGGCGGCCAGGACCTCACCGAACTCGGTGACCGAGGGCTGCGCGAGGTCCGCTCCACGAAGATCAGCATGGTGTTCCAGCACTTCGCGCTCTTCCCGCACCGCAGCGTCCGCGACAACGCCGCCTACGGCCTGGAAGTGCAGGGCGTGCCCCGCGCCGAGCGCGAACGCCGCGCCGACGAGGCGCTCGCCCTGTGCGGCCTGGCCGGCTGGGAGAAGTCCTGGCCCGACGAGCTGTCCGGCGGCATGCAGCAGCGCGTCGGACTCGCCCGCGCGCTCGCCACCGACGCCGACCTGCTGCTGATGGACGAGTCCTTCAGCGCGCTCGACCCGCTGATCCGCCGCGACATGCAGGACCAGCTCCTGGAGCTGCAGAAGACCCTGAAGAAGACGATCGTCTTCATCACCCACGACCTCAACGAGGCCATGCGCCTGGGCGACCGCGTCGCCGTCATGCGCGACGGCCGGATCGTGCAGCTCGGCACCGCGCAGGACATCCTGATGCGGCCCGCCAACGACTACGTCGCCTCCTTCATCCAGGACGTCGACCGCTCCCGGGTCCTGACGGCCGGCGCCGTCATGGACCGCGAGGTGCGCGGCGACGAGGCCGACTGCGACTGCGAGACCGCCACCCCCGCCACCCCGTTCGTCGAGCTGTGCGCCATCAGCGCCCGTGTGCCGCATCCCGTGGCCGTGCTGGACGAGGGCGACGAACTGGTCGGGGTGGTGCCGCGGCAGCGTCTGGTCGGCTTCATCGGCGACGAGCAGGCCACCCCCGGTACCTGCGACTCCACCCGGTGCCAGGGCGGCGGGAAGGTGATGGCCCATGCCTAG
- a CDS encoding 5'-3' exonuclease, whose protein sequence is MRGVTGRLMLLDTASLYFRAYFGVPESVKAPDGTPVNAVRGLLDFIDRLVKDHRPDHLVACMDADWRPRWRVELIPTYKAHRVAEERTAGPDEEEVPDTLSPQVPVIEAVLDALGIARVGVPEYEADDVIGTYTARARGPVDIVTGDRDLYQLVDDRRGVRVLYPVKGVGTLQLTDEAALREKYGVDGRGYADLALLRGDPSDGLPGVAGIGEKTAAKLLAEFGDLAGIMAAVGDPAAKLTPAQRRRLTEARPYLAVAPKVVRVADDVPLPDVDTAVPRAPRDPAALEALAARWGLGGSLERLLTTLTA, encoded by the coding sequence ATGCGAGGCGTGACCGGACGACTGATGCTCCTCGACACCGCATCCCTCTACTTCCGCGCCTACTTCGGCGTCCCGGAGTCCGTGAAGGCCCCGGACGGCACGCCGGTGAACGCCGTGCGCGGCCTGCTGGACTTCATCGACCGCCTGGTGAAGGACCACCGCCCCGACCACCTCGTGGCCTGCATGGACGCCGACTGGCGCCCGCGGTGGCGGGTCGAGCTGATCCCGACCTACAAGGCCCACCGCGTCGCCGAGGAGCGCACGGCGGGTCCGGACGAGGAGGAGGTGCCCGACACCCTGTCCCCGCAGGTGCCGGTCATCGAGGCCGTCCTCGACGCGCTGGGCATCGCCCGCGTGGGCGTGCCGGAGTACGAGGCCGACGACGTGATCGGCACCTACACCGCCCGCGCCCGGGGCCCGGTCGACATCGTCACCGGCGACCGCGACCTGTACCAGCTCGTCGACGACCGGCGCGGCGTCCGCGTGCTCTACCCGGTCAAGGGCGTCGGGACGCTCCAGCTCACCGACGAGGCCGCCCTGCGCGAGAAGTACGGCGTCGACGGGCGCGGCTACGCCGACCTGGCCCTGCTGCGGGGCGACCCGAGCGACGGGCTGCCGGGCGTGGCCGGGATCGGCGAGAAGACGGCCGCCAAGCTGCTCGCCGAGTTCGGCGACCTGGCCGGGATCATGGCCGCGGTCGGCGACCCGGCGGCCAAGCTCACACCGGCGCAGCGCAGGCGCCTGACGGAGGCCCGGCCGTACCTCGCCGTCGCCCCCAAGGTCGTACGGGTGGCCGACGACGTGCCCCTGCCGGACGTCGACACCGCCGTGCCGCGCGCCCCGCGCGACCCGGCCGCCCTGGAGGCGCTGGCGGCCCGCTGGGGACTGGGCGGGTCCCTGGAGCGGCTGCTGACGACGCTGACCGCGTGA